In one Poecilia reticulata strain Guanapo linkage group LG8, Guppy_female_1.0+MT, whole genome shotgun sequence genomic region, the following are encoded:
- the LOC103468458 gene encoding zinc finger CCCH domain-containing protein 7B-like produces the protein MESTREKRKEEISRALAFIQSPLAYPDPAGYQDFLTRLVCNLLEEGNSFFRDQQWEEAVRLFTEALNISSYAEGEDIQIPQALLESLYVNRAAAYHSMGKYPEGVEDSDSALAVCDGSRRALYRKALCLKELGKHKEAYDCTTICLLSNPQDKQVIELSQELASQLGMKIRKPYTPPSNVIRNGVNHPSADAAVVFCSVAKPAIPSMPPGAGCPAVAHQVKAVEDLEVMDDDLDSLLDSFPTGQVPSEALPFSDPGHAATSTHFLPAPSPQLPPAFFSSSISQLNSLDLFTNGDHGTTAAALDILDDLYTAGNGCGADASTLDNLDGLDSLDILDDILHLTPNAAAAKEPKTKPGEGRKTLDRVWNEADTAGSVANAKPQNGHIPKAAANATKQLDSLDALDSFPAVEHVGPSLPGVSVGGTSLDSLSDFNSNGFSESVKSASSVTKSPNKLNKVKDTNNNGTVPNPLSSTHDFLPACSICFPRGGPSVYSFVHKPDLVHNCKRDVLLCRRKAGSSSDWTRVRPLPAQSAFYGPFVLCRELLKSGDSGVCKYGEKCTFAYNQLEIDVWTEERKGRLDRYSLLGSSALQLDPVSSIIDLLQEHKGMFIFLCQECYDSKPRIISKRSVVSQAICSNLDARHNFDANKCVAFVVRTHNINYSKVRPFSVVCHLDXCRQAIRYGCQREDNCXFAHSVIELKTWRVQRHTGISLDEIVKVSMRFYDKQEQNSRKEKEKRLSSGGGGGKLKGSSNAGASLNMKMKFACSQCWRDGLISEPDKGLKYCTAKARHAWTKERRVLLVRSSERSKWVNVRPLPHAKNFPLYYDMCAQVLEKRKCNYTGNCTFAHSQEEREMWMYMKNNELHDMXQVYSMWLALAAQNRQSDGSVCNQSNPEEKFIAMPTDFAEQMDGFHCRLCGKHSNSERQWQQHISSEKHKDRVFSCEGEDEALTWSYRFPGACFKICPKIGGGGCPDGVSCDYAHGSEELQEWIERRDFLRQKLAKAREDMLIMPDELDFGKYNFLLQD, from the exons GACTTTCTGACCCGCCTGGTGTGCAACCTGCTGGAAGAGGGCAACTCCTTCTTCCGAGACCAGCAGTGGGAGGAGGCTGTCAGACTGTTCACCGAGGCCTTGAACATCTCCTCCTACGCCGAAGGAGAGGACATCCAGATCCCTCAAGCTCTGCTGGAGAGCCTGTATGTCAACCGAGCCGCTGCCTACCACAGCATG GGAAAGTATCCTGAAGGCGTGGAGGACTCGGACAGCGCTCTGGCGGTGTGCGACGGCAGTCGCAGGGCGCTCTACAGGAAGGCGCTCTGCCTGAAGGAGCTGGGGAAGCACAAGGAGGCATACGACTGCACCACCATCTGCCTGCTCAGCAACCCTCAA GACAAGCAGGTGATTGAGCTGTCACAGGAGCTGGCCTCCCAGCTGGGGATGAAAATTCGAAAACCTTAT ACCCCTCCCAGTAATGTTATTCGAAATGGTGTGAATCATCCAAGTGCCGATGCAGCAG TCGTCTTCTGCAGCGTTGCTAAGCCTGCCATCCCCTCCATGCCTCCTGGCGCCGGTTGYCCTGCAGTCGCTCACCAGGTGAAAGCTGTGGAGGACTTGGAGGTGATGGACGACGACCTGGACAGTCTGCTCGACAGCTTTCCTACTGGCCAGGTTCCATCTGAG GCTCTGCCGTTCTCGGACCCTGGCCATGCAGCCACTTCCACCCACTTCCTTCCGGCCCCGTCGCCCCAGCTGCCCCCGGCCTTTTTCAGCTCATCCATCAGCCAGCTCAACTCCTTGGACTTGTTCACCAACGGCGATCACGGCACGACTGCTGCAGCTTTGGATATCCTCGATGACCTCTACACTGCTGGGAATGGATGCGGAGCAGAYGCCTCCACACTGGACAACCTGGACGGGCTTGATTCTCTGGACATCCTTGACGACATTTTGCACTTGACGccgaatgctgctgctgctaaggAGCCTAAAACGAAGCCTGGCGAGGGAAGAAAGACTTTAGATCGAGTGTGGAATGAAGCGGACACTGCGGGGTCCGTTGCCAATGCAAAACCTCAGAATGGCCACATTCCAAAAGCCGCCGCTAACGCCACGAAGCAGCTCGACTCTCTGGAYGCCTTGGACTCCTTCCCCGCTGTGGAACATGTTGGGCCTTCTCTACCAGGGGTTTCTGTTGGTGGAACAAGCCTGGACTCCCTCTCTGACTTCAACTCAAACG GTTTCTCAGAGTCTGTCAAATCTGCATCTTCTGTAACAAAATCTCCAAATAAACTCAACAAA GTGAAGGATACCAATAACAACGGGACTGTCCCTAACCCGCTGTCCTCCACCCATGACTTCCTGCCGGCTTGCTCCATCTGTTTTCCTCGTGGTG GTCCAAGTGTGTACAGTTTTGTTCACAAGCCAGACCTGGTCCACAACTGTAAGAGAGACGTTTTGTTGTGCAGACGGAAAGCTGGCTCTTCCTCCGACTGGACAAGAGTGAGACCGCTTCCTGCCCAGTCTGCGTTCTACGGACCTTTTGTTCTTTGTCGYG agctGCTGAAGTCTGGGGATTCAGGTGTGTGCAAGTATGGAGAAAAATGCACGTTTGCCTACAACCAGCTGGAGATCGACGTTTGGACAGAGGAAAGAAAGGGACGGCTGGACAGGTACTCTCTGCTCGGATCATCAGCGCTCCAACTGGACCCGGTGAGCAGCATCATCGACCTTCTGCAGGAACACAAGGGCATGTTTATCTTCCTCTGCCAG GAATGCTACGACAGTAAACCTAGAATCATCAGTAAGCGCTCTGTTGTCAGTCAAGCCATCTGCTCCAATTTGGACGCACGTCACAACTTTGACGCCAACAA GTGCGTGGCCTTTGTGGTGAGGACCCACAACATCAACTACAGCAAAGTCCGTCCTTTCAGYGTGGTGTGCCACTTGGATTTKTGCCGACAGGCCATCCGATACGGCTGCCAGCGGGAGGACAACTGTSTGTTTGCTCACTCCGTCATAGAGCTGAAAACCTGGAGGGTTCAGCGCCACACAG GCATCAGTCTGGATGAGATTGTGAAAGTGTCCATGAGATTTTATGACAAGCAGGAACAAAACTcaagaaaggagaaagaaaaaagg CTGTCTTCTGGTGGAGGTGGAGGCAAATTAAAAGGATCAAGCAATGCTGGAGCAAGTCTTAACATGAagatgaagtttgcatgttcgCAGTGCTGGCGGGACGGCCTGATCAGCGAACCGGACAAAGGCCTCAAATACTGTACAGCTAAAGCCAGACATGC GTGGACCAAAGAGAGACGCGTGCTGCTGGTCAGGTCTTCAGAGCGGAGTAAATGGGTTAATGTCCGACCACTGCCRCACGCCAAGAACTTCCCTCTGTACTATGAT ATGTGTGCACAGGTCCTGGAGAAGAGAAAATGCAACTACACTGGAAACTGCACCTTTGCTCACAGCCAAGAGGAGAGGGAGATGTGGATGTACATGAAAAATAACGAGT tgcaTGACATGGAKCAAGTATACAGCATGTGGCTggctttagctgctcaaaaCCGCCAGTCAGATGGRTCCGTGTGCAATCAGTCTAACCCCGAGGAGAAGTTCATCGCCATGCCAACCGACTTTGCAGAACAAATG GACGGCTTCCACTGCCGGCTGTGCGGTAAGCACAGTAACAGCGAGCGGCAGTGGCAGCAGCACATTTCTTCGGAGAAGCACAAAGACCGAGTGTTCAGCTGCGAGGGTGAAGACGAGGCTCTGACGTGGAGCTACCGCTTCCCCGGAGCGTGTTTTAAAATCTGCCCCAA GATMGGCGGCGGCGGCTGTCCTGATGGCGTAAGCTGCGACTACGCTCACGGttcagaggagctgcaggagtgGATCGAGAGACGGGATTTTCTCCGACAAAAGCTAGCCAAAGCCAGGGAAGACATGCTCATCATGCCGGACGAGCTTGACTTTGGGAAGTACAACTTTCTGCTTCAGGATTGA